The stretch of DNA CGCCATCTGGGCACAGGAGGCCTGGGGTCGATACTGGGCCTGGGATCCGCTCGAGACCTGGGCCTTTGCCAGCTGGCTGCTGCTGGCCTTTACGCTGCACTGCCGGGTCACCTTCCGGCCACAGCCACTCTACTCGGCCATGCTGGCGATCCTGGTGTTCGCCATCTCCTTCATGACCTTCTTCGGTATCCCCTTTATCAACCAGGTGCCCCATAAAGGGGCGGTGTAGCGAGCGGGAAGACCTAGTTGAGGTTATAGCGCCCGCTCAGCCGGCGCAGCCGCTCGCTGTTGAGGTAATCGAGTATTAACTGCCCCCGGGCTGGAGCCTTCCCCTCGAAGGCGGTATCGTCACCGTTGAGGCGCACCACCGCAGCGGGTGCCCCGCTGCACAGCACTGACACCCGCTCCTTCACCACCCCCGAGCCATGAAAGACACAATCCGCACTGCTGGCGGGGTCGAACAGGTCGCTCCCGAAAAACGATGGGCACAAGCGGCCCGATACGCGCCCCAGCAGGGATTCAACCAGATCGGTTTGTTGGCCGAGGGCGGTGTCGATCCCCTTGCTGGCCCGCTCCGGGTCGACCACCACCAGGGGAACCAGCGACTCGGCACGGTCACCAAACCGCTCCCGCTCCCCCGGTGAGATCGGGGTCATGGTGCGGTGGTCCGAGACAATCAGCATCACCCCTCCGCGGGTAAAGTAACCGCTGCGCACCATGCGGTCGTAAAATTCTCCCAGAGCCCTGTCGGCATACGCGAGGGCGGCGGCCTCGCTCCTTTCGCCGGTTTCGGGATTGATAAAAGGGAGATGGGTACTGACCGTCTCAATCACCGCCAGGAAGGGTCTATCCCTTTGCTCCAGGGCCTCTATCACCCGCTGGGAGCGCAGATAGAGGGCGCGGTCAGGGGCCGCCTGAAAGTGAAAGCGGGGCCAGTTGCGATAAAAGCGCTGCTGGTGACCTTCGGTGTGGTCGAAGCCGATGCTTTTCAGCCAGGCCTCCTTATCGAGAAACCCCAGGTCACCGCTGGTGAGAAAGGCGCTGTAGTAACCCTCCGACCTGAGCCGCTTGGGCAGGGTCTCCTCGAGGTTAAAGCCCCCCTGAAAACTGACCCCCGCTCCCAGGTTGTTCTCCTCAACGATGGGGAGGGAGATACGCCCGGTAAGTAGCGCTAAAAGGCCCGCCTCGGTGGTGAAACCGTTGGCGTGAAAGTTGGTGTGGGCCCGGTTTTCACGGGCGATGCGATCAAGCTGCGGGGTGAAATCGTTTAGCCCGGAGAAGAAGTTACTGTGGTGCATGGAGAAGGACTCCAGTATCACCAGGACGATGTTGGGGCGCGACGCGGGCGCAGGAGTATCCCGGCAGGCGAGGGCATCGCGGGACTCATTGCGCTCCTTAAGCTCGGCGATGAAAGGGTCACTGTAGGCAACCATGACGCCACTGGAGAGGTTCACCTGCACTACATTTTCATACCCCCAGGAGTGAACGTAGGCCACACGGGGAACAAAAAGCCACAGCAGGGCCGCCAGGCCGCCACAGAGGCCGAGGGCACGCCAGCGCCAGCGGCCCGCGGTGACCGGCGCCAGCAGGAAAGCAACCACCAACACAACCCCGAGTGCCGCCGAGATCCACAACAGCGGACTCGCCTCAGCGATATACCCCCGCACAATGTCGTAGGTCGGCCCAATGGCTGTTGCGTATTTCAGGGCCTCCGAAAAGTTGAGGCGGATCGCCATCATATCCAGCAATATCAGGTCCACCAGATAGAGCAGCAGCAGCCCCAACATCAGCAGTTTCAGGAGCAGTTGCAGAGCTCTCCCCGGCGTCACCAACAGCATGCCGTAGAGCAGCAAAAGCAATACAAACAGGCCGCTATCGCTGGCAATGGCCGCCCAGGCAAAGCAGGTACGGCAATCGGTCATGCCGCCAAAGTTGGCGTCCACCTGCAACGCACGGGTGAGCATCAGGAGGGGGAAGGTGGCAACCACCAGGTCGGCCAGCAAACCCCGCCGACCAATGCGGGTAATGGCGTTAAATATCATAGGTGTGCTCCCGCTGCCGGGCTCCCACGCAAGGACGTAGGAGACCCGAGGGTCAGGCAGCCATAGAGACGAAGGTTACCCGGTTACGGCCATTGTGCTTGGCGTCGTAAAGCAGGTCATCCACCTTCTCGAGCAGGCTCTGGATGCTATTGCCCGGCCCGCTCAGGGTGACCCCGATACTGGTGGTGAAGTTCAGCGTCTCGCCACCCGGGGTTTTGATCGGATGCAGCTCACAAGCCTGGCGAAGCCGTTCGGCCATCTTCTGGGCCTGCTGCTCATCCACGTCACGTAAAAGGGCAACAAACTCCTCCCCTCCATAGCGACCCACCACATCGGTGGGGCGCAGGTGAGCTTTGACCAGCTTGGCAAACTCGCGCAGCACTTCATCACCGGTCATGTGACCGTAGGTGTCATTGATACGTTTGAAGTAGTCCAGGTCAAACATCAATATGGCAAAGTGCTCATCGGGCTGGGCTTCAGAGATGGCCAGCTCCATATTGCTCATCAGCATGGCACGGTTGAAAAGCCCCGTCAGGGGATCCGTGGTCGCCTGGC from Aestuariirhabdus litorea encodes:
- a CDS encoding LTA synthase family protein, translated to MIFNAITRIGRRGLLADLVVATFPLLMLTRALQVDANFGGMTDCRTCFAWAAIASDSGLFVLLLLLYGMLLVTPGRALQLLLKLLMLGLLLLYLVDLILLDMMAIRLNFSEALKYATAIGPTYDIVRGYIAEASPLLWISAALGVVLVVAFLLAPVTAGRWRWRALGLCGGLAALLWLFVPRVAYVHSWGYENVVQVNLSSGVMVAYSDPFIAELKERNESRDALACRDTPAPASRPNIVLVILESFSMHHSNFFSGLNDFTPQLDRIARENRAHTNFHANGFTTEAGLLALLTGRISLPIVEENNLGAGVSFQGGFNLEETLPKRLRSEGYYSAFLTSGDLGFLDKEAWLKSIGFDHTEGHQQRFYRNWPRFHFQAAPDRALYLRSQRVIEALEQRDRPFLAVIETVSTHLPFINPETGERSEAAALAYADRALGEFYDRMVRSGYFTRGGVMLIVSDHRTMTPISPGERERFGDRAESLVPLVVVDPERASKGIDTALGQQTDLVESLLGRVSGRLCPSFFGSDLFDPASSADCVFHGSGVVKERVSVLCSGAPAAVVRLNGDDTAFEGKAPARGQLILDYLNSERLRRLSGRYNLN